One Micromonospora eburnea genomic region harbors:
- a CDS encoding type I polyketide synthase, with amino-acid sequence MLNDEDKLRSYLKRATADLRSTRQRLREVEDRAQEPVAIVGMACRYPGGIDTPEQLWDLIAAGGDAIGPFPTDRGWDLDSLYDPDPDSPGTTYARDGGFLADAPGFDAAFFGISPREATAMDPQQRLLLETAWESVERAGIDPTSLRGSATGVFAGVISQDYLARMSEPDPDLEGYLVTGNSGSVASGRIAYVLGLEGPAVTVDTACSSSLVAMHLAVQAIRGGECDMALAGGATILALPRPFIEFSRQRGLAPDGRCKPFAAAADGTGWGEGVGLLLLERLSVAQERGHRILAVIRGSAVNQDGASNGLTAPNGPSQERVIRQALANARLTPADVDAVEAHGTGTTLGDPIEAQALLATYGQHRRNDQPLWLGSIKSNIGHTQAAAGVAGVIKMVLSMRHGLLPRSLHIDAPSPHVDWTSGNVRLLDQPVEWRENGRPRRAGVSSFGVSGTNAHLIIEEAPADEPAGSGPEQTGPDATPTSTTPADGDDAELTDLPGGGWVPWLLSAKTDTSLREYARRLRDWAADTDGLDLVGVAHALVGRSTFPCRAVVLGRTVEEMREALTALADGVEHDNLTVGEARDGGRIGFIYPGQGSQWPAMAHQLYRTSTVFRDSINTTDATLRRHVDWSLLDVILEKPDAASLDRVDVVQPVLFAVTTALTALWRHHGINPDAVIGHSQGEITAAHATGILALDQAARLITHRGQALTTIEGTGGMLAVTGPTPDELPDLLTRLVPEHAASLHLAAHNAPTSSVLSGTPHAIQAAHQALTSHGLTAKIIPVSYASHCPHIDPLQAELTGVAISPQSSDTTFYSSTRQQAVPGTELTIDYWWDNLRQPVHFHPTLQTLTTDGHHTLIEISPHPLLAPTIDNDTTVCHTLRRDTDPWHTLLTNTAHLHTHTNHPITWTRLIPHTEQAPVIPPTYPFHHQRYWSTVAPAAHPRRLGLQATSHPLLAATITTATSGEHLFTGHLSSRAHPWLADHTIAGAGLLPATALVEFALHAGAVAGYPLLEELTLEAPVPLSDVATDVQVTVTGSDQPGRRTFAVHTRPADEPEASWTTHATGLLTGDDGEPTPPPLAAWPPAGAEPVDLDGAYPRLAEAGYRFGPAFQGLRRAWRSGDDLYAEVALPEQMDVTGYAVHPALLDAALHPAVLAVLDEDADTVRQAFAWEQVRLYATGATALRVRLARQSPERLTLAAHDLAGELVLSAAGVLSRATSADRIAAGAARPDRLFGMEWVPVPPAPAESTSSWVLVGGDTARVSDGLPGVPVIAELGEAARDGATAPGVLVLPLSPGDDADVPAAVHERTGRLLRTVQAWLAREELSDSRLVVVTSGAVGTGADEPVTDLAGAACWGLLRSAQTEHPDRIIVVDLDGSPESTRALAAAVSTATLGAEPQLAVRAGGLRAPRLAPAAIEPAGPVPLDPEGTVLVTGGTGTLGRLTARHLVTRHGVRHLLLVGRRGPEHPDAAAVVRELAGLGAVVAVAAGDLGDPAVVCDLLAGIDPAHPLTAVFHAAGLTDGGPVDRLTERQLHDVLGPKVDAAWQLHRLTDAHLVLYSSIAGSLNTSGVANYAAANAFLDALAGHRRAQGLPATALAWGYWDVETGMSGAMSDADRRLLARAGLAALPVEEAVRLLDTALATDRPVLVPAGIDRSAVRARARAGDLPAVLRAFAPAGLRQATTTAPAVSPLAGQLAERSAEDQLSFLVDLVRTHVGAVLGHVDPAGLDVGQDFKGLGFDSMTAVQLRNRLRTATGLRLPATLVFDHPTIRAVATLLRTLLLDLPTERRAAAPAATATAEPIAIIGMACRYPGGVTSPEQLWQLLATDTDAVGEFPTDRGWDLTTLYDPDPDTPGTTYAREGGFVRDAAEFDPAFFGISPREATAMDPQQRLLLEAAWESIERAGIDPTTLRGTATGVFTGLTHQEYVSRPGASADAEGYLLTGSTTSVASGRVAYTLGLEGPAVTVDTACSSSLVAVHLAAQSLRGGECELALAGGVTVMASPTGFIEFARQRGLAADGRCKPFAAAADGFGFSEGVGLVLLERLSVARQRGHRVLAVIRGSAVNQDGASNGLTAPNGPSQERVIRQALANARLTPADVDAVEAHGTGTALGDPIEAQALLATYGQERRDDRPLWLGSIKSNIGHAQAAAGAAGIIKMVLALRHDLLPRSLHIDSPTPHVDWTSGNVRLLDEPVEWRRNGHPRRAGVSSFGISGTNAHVILEEAPPAEPAAAPDVDPWDGWASWILSARTERALRDQAAHLLDWLRDEEVAPAAVAGVLARRTRFAHRAVVTAASREDFTAALTALANGEPHPHLSTTVTTDDGGKVAFCFTGQGSQYPGMGADLYATNPVYRDTFDQACDALNPHLEHRLQDVVFAEPGTDLAALLDTTAYTQPALFALHIALHQVATTQLGLNADYLTGHSLGEITAAHLTGVLTLTDAALLVTTRARLMNSITTPGAMIALQATRNEAEQLINGHDRVTIAAINTPHNIVISGDHHTCHQLATQWREQGRKATTLKVSHAFHSPHMAAIADEFRTTAASLTYTPPTLPVISNVTGQPATTEQLTNPDYWVEHLLAPVHYADGITTLHDQHGVHTFLELGPDATLTALHTHTRPEALAVHTLHKDRPDQHTLLTAAATLNGRPSDTNAHLDLPTYPFQRTRHWLPATADSGPVRTPVEPADGHPLLGTPLDVAGTAGRWFTRTVAPERLRIVDQHRLLGTAVFPATALVEWALAAARGDSPERRWSLAGITFDEFLRCDEGTTLTLQSCVEPHERAQRVRCFSRPADEPSAPWTQHVTVAAVHAGTSPTPHRLHLAGVRAGMADEDLDGFYDRLWRIGVEYGPGYRAMKRLLRSGDEALALIEVDEPERDGDGWLLHPMVLDACLHVGAAFGVSEDDFWLPAGIDRIEVYDRLPGRVWCRARSRGGPEDGERAMDLDLVTALGEPVAKLTGVRLRALPRTLVTGLAGSRLRRYDVTWHPLPGRPARRAEASPRDTWLVCGRDAGVVADWHAQLLGLGCAAASLVLADGVQVPATASLAGGTVQVDPADEAGLARLVDAARAEGVKLRGLLLGPDGGVAADDDVAASAYRAARDALSVLRQVLRGYGHDAPDVVFCTTGAEAPAVDDVPAPAQAVLGGLARAVLTEHPDLRCVQVDLDPAGPAPALSTVLDRVADADGATHLAVRDGAWYEARLRERELPKPGPGPVLRADAAYLVTGGFGGLGQVVAGWLADRGATDLVLVGRRVPAVEPPLLAALRERGVRLRHLAVDVADGDALATALAGLAGDLPPLAGVVHAAGVVDDAALAEQDWDRFRRALDPKVRGGWHLHRATEGLDLDFFVLFSAFGATVGSAGQANYLAANAFLDGLARHRRAQGRPATSVGWGPWAQAGMAVDQDVLGRLAALGLDAIPTAEALAALGSVLDPAAGEPVEPVVGVARVDWRRSLTAAARSRPYRLLADVTPADLAVTTEGSAAPDLAVLAVTDPVAARELLLAGLLERVALLLGLSAADQEAIRPTFAGTRLNELGLDSLTTVRLRQRLLVDYAADVPPTELFGGGTAADVAELICQQLTLRSVVAADDDDFDDEDAEVLIL; translated from the coding sequence ATGTTGAACGACGAAGACAAGCTCCGCAGCTACCTCAAGCGCGCCACCGCCGACCTGCGCTCGACGCGGCAGCGGCTGCGCGAGGTGGAGGACCGGGCACAGGAACCGGTGGCGATCGTCGGGATGGCCTGCCGGTATCCGGGTGGGATCGACACCCCGGAGCAGCTGTGGGACCTCATCGCCGCGGGCGGCGACGCGATCGGACCGTTCCCAACCGATCGGGGGTGGGATCTGGACTCGCTCTACGACCCGGACCCCGATTCGCCCGGCACCACGTACGCCCGCGACGGTGGGTTCCTCGCCGACGCCCCCGGCTTCGACGCCGCCTTCTTCGGGATCAGTCCGCGAGAGGCGACGGCGATGGACCCGCAGCAGCGGCTGCTGTTGGAGACCGCCTGGGAGAGCGTCGAGCGGGCCGGCATCGACCCGACCAGCCTGCGCGGCAGCGCCACCGGTGTCTTCGCCGGGGTGATCTCGCAGGACTACCTGGCCCGGATGAGCGAGCCGGATCCCGACCTGGAGGGATACCTGGTCACCGGCAACTCGGGCAGCGTGGCATCGGGGCGGATCGCGTACGTGCTGGGACTGGAGGGCCCGGCGGTAACTGTGGACACCGCGTGTTCGTCGTCGCTGGTGGCGATGCACCTCGCCGTCCAGGCGATCCGCGGCGGCGAGTGCGACATGGCGCTCGCGGGTGGCGCGACCATCCTCGCCCTGCCGCGCCCGTTCATCGAGTTCAGCCGGCAGCGCGGCCTGGCACCGGACGGCCGGTGCAAGCCGTTCGCCGCCGCCGCCGACGGCACCGGCTGGGGCGAGGGTGTGGGCCTACTGCTGCTGGAACGGCTCTCCGTGGCCCAGGAACGCGGCCACCGGATCCTCGCCGTCATCCGCGGCTCCGCCGTCAACCAGGACGGCGCCAGCAACGGCCTGACCGCACCGAACGGACCATCCCAGGAACGCGTCATCCGCCAGGCCCTGGCCAACGCGAGGTTGACGCCGGCCGACGTGGACGCCGTCGAGGCCCACGGCACCGGCACCACCCTCGGCGACCCCATCGAAGCCCAGGCACTCCTCGCCACCTACGGACAACACCGCCGCAACGACCAGCCACTCTGGCTCGGCTCGATCAAATCCAACATCGGCCACACCCAGGCCGCCGCCGGCGTCGCCGGGGTGATCAAAATGGTCCTGTCGATGCGACACGGCCTGCTGCCCCGTTCCCTGCACATCGATGCGCCGAGCCCCCACGTCGACTGGACCAGCGGTAATGTCCGCCTCCTTGACCAGCCGGTCGAATGGCGGGAGAACGGACGTCCGCGCCGAGCCGGGGTGTCCTCGTTCGGCGTCAGCGGCACCAACGCGCACCTGATCATCGAGGAGGCCCCGGCCGATGAGCCGGCCGGCAGCGGGCCGGAACAGACCGGACCGGATGCCACCCCGACCTCGACGACACCGGCCGACGGGGACGACGCCGAGTTGACCGACCTGCCCGGTGGTGGGTGGGTGCCCTGGCTGCTGTCTGCGAAGACCGACACGTCGTTGCGGGAGTACGCCCGCCGGCTGCGGGACTGGGCCGCTGACACGGACGGCCTGGATCTGGTCGGCGTCGCCCACGCCCTCGTCGGGCGTAGCACGTTCCCGTGCCGGGCGGTCGTTCTCGGTCGCACCGTCGAGGAGATGCGCGAAGCCCTCACCGCTCTGGCCGACGGGGTCGAGCACGACAACCTGACCGTCGGTGAGGCCCGAGACGGTGGCAGGATCGGGTTCATCTACCCCGGTCAGGGCAGTCAATGGCCCGCCATGGCCCACCAGCTCTACCGCACCTCGACCGTCTTCCGTGACAGCATCAACACCACCGATGCCACCCTGCGCCGGCACGTCGACTGGTCACTGCTCGACGTGATCCTGGAAAAACCCGACGCGGCCAGCCTGGACCGGGTCGATGTCGTCCAACCGGTCCTGTTCGCGGTCACCACCGCGCTCACCGCACTGTGGCGGCACCACGGCATCAACCCTGATGCCGTCATCGGCCATTCCCAGGGCGAGATCACCGCCGCCCACGCCACCGGGATCCTCGCCCTCGACCAGGCCGCACGGCTCATCACCCACCGCGGACAGGCGCTGACCACCATCGAAGGCACCGGCGGCATGCTCGCCGTCACCGGCCCCACCCCCGACGAACTACCCGACCTGCTGACCCGACTGGTGCCCGAGCACGCCGCGAGCCTGCACCTCGCCGCCCACAACGCGCCCACCAGCAGCGTCCTCTCCGGCACCCCCCACGCCATCCAAGCCGCCCACCAAGCCCTCACCAGCCACGGCCTGACCGCCAAAATCATCCCGGTCAGCTACGCCAGCCACTGCCCCCACATCGACCCACTACAAGCCGAGCTGACCGGCGTCGCCATCAGCCCCCAGAGCAGCGACACCACGTTCTACAGCAGCACCCGCCAACAGGCCGTCCCCGGCACCGAACTGACCATCGACTACTGGTGGGACAACCTACGCCAACCCGTCCACTTCCACCCCACCCTCCAAACCCTCACCACCGACGGACACCACACCCTCATCGAGATCAGCCCACACCCCCTCCTCGCCCCCACCATCGACAACGACACCACCGTCTGCCACACCCTCCGCCGCGACACCGACCCCTGGCACACCCTCCTCACCAACACCGCCCACCTCCACACCCACACCAACCACCCCATCACCTGGACCAGGCTCATCCCCCACACCGAGCAGGCGCCCGTCATTCCGCCCACCTACCCGTTCCACCACCAGCGGTACTGGTCGACCGTCGCGCCGGCCGCCCACCCACGCCGTCTCGGCCTACAGGCCACCAGCCACCCCCTGCTGGCCGCCACCATCACCACCGCCACCAGCGGCGAGCACCTCTTCACCGGCCACCTCTCCAGCCGGGCGCACCCCTGGCTCGCCGACCACACCATCGCCGGTGCCGGCCTGCTGCCCGCGACCGCCCTGGTCGAGTTCGCCCTGCACGCGGGCGCCGTCGCCGGGTATCCACTACTGGAGGAACTGACCCTCGAAGCACCGGTGCCGCTCTCCGACGTCGCCACCGACGTCCAGGTCACCGTCACCGGAAGCGACCAGCCGGGACGGCGTACGTTCGCCGTACACACCCGACCGGCCGACGAGCCGGAGGCGTCGTGGACGACCCACGCCACCGGGCTGCTCACCGGCGACGACGGCGAGCCAACCCCGCCGCCGCTCGCCGCCTGGCCGCCGGCCGGCGCGGAACCGGTCGACCTGGACGGGGCGTATCCGCGGCTGGCCGAGGCGGGCTACCGGTTCGGGCCGGCGTTCCAGGGTCTACGCCGGGCCTGGCGCTCCGGCGACGACCTGTACGCCGAGGTCGCGCTACCCGAACAGATGGACGTGACCGGGTACGCCGTGCATCCCGCGCTGCTCGACGCGGCCCTGCACCCGGCGGTGCTGGCCGTCCTCGACGAGGACGCGGACACCGTCCGTCAGGCGTTCGCCTGGGAGCAGGTCCGCCTGTACGCGACGGGCGCGACAGCCCTCCGGGTACGCCTGGCCCGCCAGTCACCGGAACGGCTGACGCTGGCCGCCCACGACCTGGCCGGTGAGCTGGTGCTGAGCGCCGCCGGGGTGCTGTCCCGGGCCACCTCGGCCGACCGGATCGCGGCCGGGGCCGCCCGACCGGACCGGCTCTTCGGGATGGAGTGGGTGCCCGTCCCGCCGGCCCCCGCCGAGTCGACCTCGTCCTGGGTGCTGGTCGGTGGGGACACCGCGCGGGTGTCCGACGGGCTGCCGGGCGTACCCGTGATCGCAGAGCTCGGGGAGGCGGCGCGCGACGGCGCGACGGCGCCCGGGGTACTCGTGCTGCCGCTGTCCCCCGGTGACGACGCAGACGTGCCGGCGGCCGTGCACGAGCGGACCGGTCGCCTGCTCCGCACGGTCCAGGCGTGGCTCGCCCGGGAGGAGCTGTCGGACAGCCGTTTGGTCGTGGTCACCAGCGGCGCGGTCGGCACCGGAGCCGACGAGCCGGTGACCGACCTGGCCGGCGCCGCCTGTTGGGGACTGCTGCGCTCCGCCCAGACCGAACACCCCGACCGGATCATCGTGGTCGACCTCGACGGCAGTCCGGAGAGCACCCGGGCGCTGGCCGCCGCCGTGAGCACCGCCACGCTGGGCGCGGAGCCGCAGCTCGCGGTGCGGGCCGGCGGGCTCCGCGCGCCCCGGCTGGCCCCGGCCGCGATCGAGCCGGCCGGGCCGGTCCCGCTCGATCCCGAGGGCACCGTGCTGGTCACCGGGGGCACCGGTACGCTCGGCCGGCTGACCGCCCGGCACCTGGTCACCCGGCACGGCGTCCGCCACCTGCTGCTGGTCGGCCGGCGCGGCCCGGAACACCCGGACGCCGCCGCCGTCGTACGGGAGCTGGCCGGTCTCGGCGCGGTGGTGGCCGTCGCCGCCGGGGACCTCGGCGACCCGGCGGTGGTCTGTGATCTCCTCGCCGGCATCGACCCGGCGCATCCGCTGACCGCGGTCTTCCACGCGGCCGGGCTGACCGACGGCGGGCCGGTGGACCGACTCACCGAGCGGCAACTGCACGACGTGCTGGGGCCGAAGGTCGACGCCGCCTGGCAGTTGCACCGGCTCACCGACGCACACCTGGTGCTCTACTCCTCGATCGCCGGCAGCCTGAACACCAGCGGCGTGGCCAACTACGCCGCGGCGAACGCGTTCCTCGACGCCCTCGCCGGGCACCGGCGCGCGCAGGGCCTGCCCGCCACCGCCCTGGCCTGGGGTTACTGGGACGTCGAGACCGGAATGAGCGGGGCGATGTCAGACGCCGACCGGCGGCTGCTGGCCCGGGCCGGGCTCGCGGCGCTGCCCGTCGAGGAGGCGGTGCGGCTCCTGGACACCGCGCTGGCGACCGACCGGCCGGTGCTGGTGCCGGCCGGTATCGACCGTTCGGCCGTACGCGCCCGGGCCCGCGCCGGTGACCTGCCGGCCGTGCTGCGCGCGTTCGCCCCGGCCGGGCTCCGGCAGGCCACGACGACCGCCCCGGCGGTGTCCCCGCTCGCCGGGCAACTCGCGGAGCGCTCGGCGGAAGACCAGCTGTCCTTCCTGGTCGACCTGGTCCGGACGCACGTCGGCGCGGTGCTCGGGCACGTCGACCCCGCCGGACTCGACGTGGGGCAGGACTTCAAGGGCCTGGGGTTCGACTCGATGACGGCGGTGCAGCTGCGTAACCGGCTCCGGACCGCCACCGGGCTGCGGCTGCCCGCGACGCTCGTCTTCGACCACCCGACGATACGGGCGGTGGCAACGCTGCTCCGGACGCTGCTGCTCGACCTGCCCACCGAGCGGCGAGCAGCGGCGCCGGCGGCGACCGCCACGGCCGAACCGATCGCGATCATCGGGATGGCCTGCCGCTATCCGGGCGGGGTCACCTCCCCGGAGCAGCTGTGGCAACTGCTGGCCACGGACACCGACGCGGTCGGCGAGTTCCCGACCGATCGGGGTTGGGACCTGACGACCCTCTACGACCCGGACCCGGACACCCCGGGCACGACGTACGCCCGGGAGGGCGGCTTCGTCCGGGACGCCGCCGAGTTCGATCCGGCCTTCTTCGGGATCAGCCCGCGGGAGGCGACCGCGATGGATCCGCAGCAGCGGCTGCTGCTGGAGGCGGCCTGGGAGAGCATCGAGCGGGCCGGCATCGACCCCACCACGCTGCGTGGTACCGCCACCGGCGTCTTCACCGGACTCACCCATCAGGAGTACGTCAGCCGGCCCGGCGCCTCGGCGGATGCCGAGGGCTACCTGCTGACCGGGAGCACCACCAGCGTCGCCTCCGGGCGCGTGGCGTACACCCTCGGGTTGGAGGGGCCGGCGGTCACCGTGGACACCGCCTGCTCGTCGTCGCTGGTGGCGGTGCACCTGGCCGCGCAGTCCCTGCGTGGCGGCGAGTGTGAACTCGCGCTCGCGGGTGGGGTCACCGTGATGGCCAGCCCCACCGGGTTCATCGAGTTCGCCCGGCAGCGGGGGTTGGCCGCCGACGGCCGGTGCAAGCCGTTCGCCGCGGCGGCGGACGGATTCGGGTTCTCCGAGGGTGTCGGTCTGGTGCTGTTGGAGCGGCTGTCGGTGGCGCGGCAGCGGGGTCACCGCGTCCTCGCGGTCATCCGCGGCTCGGCGGTCAACCAGGACGGGGCCAGCAACGGGCTGACCGCACCGAACGGACCGTCCCAGGAACGGGTGATCCGCCAGGCCCTGGCCAACGCGAGGTTAACGCCCGCCGACGTGGACGCCGTCGAGGCCCACGGCACCGGCACCGCCCTCGGCGACCCGATCGAGGCCCAGGCACTTCTGGCCACGTACGGGCAGGAACGACGGGACGACCGGCCGCTGTGGCTCGGGTCGATCAAGTCGAACATCGGGCACGCCCAGGCCGCCGCCGGCGCGGCCGGCATCATCAAGATGGTCCTCGCCCTGCGCCACGACCTGCTGCCCCGGTCGCTGCACATCGACAGCCCCACCCCGCACGTGGACTGGACCAGCGGTAATGTCCGCCTCCTCGACGAGCCCGTCGAGTGGCGGCGGAACGGCCACCCGCGCCGGGCCGGGGTGTCGTCGTTCGGCATCAGCGGCACGAACGCCCACGTGATCCTCGAAGAGGCGCCGCCGGCGGAGCCCGCTGCCGCGCCGGACGTCGACCCGTGGGACGGGTGGGCGTCGTGGATTCTGTCGGCGCGGACCGAACGCGCGCTACGCGACCAGGCGGCGCACCTGCTCGACTGGTTGCGTGACGAGGAGGTCGCACCGGCGGCGGTCGCCGGCGTGCTGGCGCGGCGTACCCGGTTCGCGCACCGGGCGGTGGTGACCGCCGCCAGCCGCGAGGACTTCACCGCCGCGCTGACCGCACTGGCCAACGGCGAGCCGCACCCGCACCTCAGCACCACCGTCACCACCGACGACGGCGGGAAGGTCGCCTTCTGTTTCACGGGTCAGGGCAGCCAGTACCCGGGCATGGGCGCCGACCTGTACGCCACCAACCCGGTCTACCGCGACACGTTCGACCAGGCCTGCGATGCCCTGAATCCACACCTGGAACACCGCCTCCAAGACGTCGTGTTCGCCGAACCCGGCACCGACCTCGCCGCCCTGCTGGACACCACCGCCTACACCCAACCCGCCCTGTTCGCCCTCCACATCGCCCTGCACCAGGTCGCCACCACCCAACTCGGCCTCAACGCCGACTACCTCACCGGACACTCCCTCGGCGAAATCACCGCCGCCCACCTCACCGGAGTCCTCACCCTCACCGACGCCGCCCTACTCGTCACCACCCGCGCCCGCCTGATGAACAGCATCACCACCCCCGGCGCGATGATCGCCCTCCAAGCCACCCGCAACGAAGCCGAACAACTCATCAACGGCCACGACCGCGTCACCATCGCCGCCATCAACACCCCACACAACATCGTCATCAGCGGCGACCACCACACCTGCCACCAACTCGCCACCCAATGGCGCGAACAAGGACGCAAAGCCACCACCCTCAAAGTCAGCCACGCCTTCCACTCACCCCACATGGCCGCCATCGCCGACGAGTTCCGCACCACCGCCGCAAGCCTCACCTACACCCCACCCACCCTCCCAGTGATCAGCAACGTCACCGGACAACCCGCCACCACCGAACAACTCACCAACCCCGACTACTGGGTGGAACACCTCCTCGCCCCCGTCCACTACGCCGACGGCATCACCACACTCCACGACCAACACGGCGTACACACCTTCCTCGAACTCGGACCCGACGCCACCCTCACCGCCCTGCACACCCACACCCGACCCGAGGCGCTCGCCGTCCACACCCTGCACAAGGACCGGCCGGACCAGCACACCCTGCTCACCGCCGCCGCCACCCTCAACGGCCGGCCCAGCGACACCAACGCCCACCTCGATCTGCCCACCTATCCGTTCCAGCGCACCCGCCACTGGCTGCCGGCCACCGCGGACAGCGGGCCGGTCCGGACGCCGGTCGAGCCGGCCGACGGTCATCCCCTGCTCGGCACGCCGCTGGACGTGGCCGGGACCGCCGGACGCTGGTTCACCCGGACCGTCGCCCCCGAGCGGCTCCGCATCGTCGACCAGCACCGGCTGCTCGGCACGGCGGTGTTCCCGGCGACCGCGCTCGTCGAGTGGGCGCTCGCCGCGGCCCGCGGCGACTCCCCCGAGCGCCGGTGGAGCCTGGCGGGGATCACCTTCGACGAGTTCCTGCGCTGCGACGAGGGAACCACGCTCACCCTGCAGTCCTGTGTAGAGCCGCACGAGCGGGCGCAGCGGGTGCGCTGCTTCAGCCGGCCGGCGGACGAGCCGTCGGCACCGTGGACGCAGCACGTCACCGTCGCCGCCGTGCACGCCGGCACCTCGCCCACCCCGCACCGGCTGCACCTGGCCGGCGTACGGGCCGGCATGGCGGACGAGGACCTCGACGGCTTCTACGACCGGCTCTGGCGGATCGGCGTCGAGTACGGGCCGGGCTACCGGGCGATGAAGCGGCTGCTGCGCTCCGGGGACGAGGCGCTGGCCCTGATCGAGGTGGACGAACCGGAACGCGACGGCGACGGGTGGCTGCTGCACCCGATGGTGCTCGACGCCTGCCTGCACGTGGGCGCGGCCTTCGGGGTCAGCGAGGACGACTTCTGGCTCCCCGCCGGCATCGACCGGATCGAGGTGTACGACCGGCTGCCCGGCCGGGTCTGGTGCCGGGCCCGGTCCCGGGGCGGACCGGAGGACGGCGAGCGGGCAATGGACCTCGACCTGGTCACCGCGCTGGGCGAGCCGGTGGCGAAGCTGACCGGGGTACGGCTGCGCGCGCTGCCGCGTACCCTCGTCACCGGCCTGGCCGGGTCGCGGCTGCGCCGCTACGACGTGACCTGGCACCCGCTGCCGGGCCGGCCGGCACGCCGCGCCGAGGCCAGCCCACGCGACACCTGGCTGGTCTGTGGCCGGGACGCCGGGGTCGTCGCGGACTGGCACGCCCAGCTGCTCGGCCTCGGCTGCGCCGCCGCCTCGCTGGTGCTGGCCGACGGCGTCCAGGTGCCGGCGACCGCGTCCCTCGCCGGCGGAACCGTGCAGGTGGATCCGGCCGACGAGGCGGGCCTGGCCCGCCTCGTCGACGCGGCTCGCGCCGAGGGCGTCAAGCTGCGCGGGCTGCTGCTCGGCCCGGACGGCGGCGTGGCCGCGGACGACGACGTCGCCGCCTCGGCCTACCGGGCCGCCCGGGACGCGCTGTCCGTGCTCCGGCAGGTTCTGCGGGGGTACGGCCACGACGCGCCGGACGTGGTGTTCTGCACCACGGGCGCGGAGGCACCGGCCGTGGACGACGTGCCAGCGCCGGCGCAGGCGGTGCTCGGAGGGTTGGCCCGCGCGGTGTTGACCGAACATCCCGACCTGCGTTGCGTGCAGGTGGACCTCGACCCGGCCGGACCCGCGCCGGCGCTCTCCACGGTCCTCGACCGGGTCGCCGACGCCGACGGCGCCACCCACCTCGCGGTACGCGACGGCGCCTGGTACGAGGCGCGGCTGCGGGAGCGTGAGCTGCCGAAGCCGGGGCCGGGCCCGGTGCTCCGCGCCGATGCGGCATACCTGGTCACCGGCGGCTTCGGCGGGCTGGGACAGGTGGTGGCCGGCTGGCTCGCCGACCGGGGGGCGACCGACCTGGTCCTGGTCGGGCGGCGGGTGCCGGCGGTCGAACCGCCGCTGTTGGCCGCGCTGCGCGAGCGCGGGGTACGCCTACGCCACCTGGCCGTGGACGTCGCGGACGGTGACGCGCTGGCCACCGCGCTGGCCGGGCTCGCCGGGGATCTGCCGCCGCTGGCCGGCGTGGTGCACGCGGCCGGTGTCGTCGACGACGCGGCCCTGGCCGAACAGGACTGGGACCGGTTCCGCCGGGCGTTGGACCCGAAGGTCCGCGGCGGCTGGCACCTGCACCGGGCGACGGAAGGTCTCGACCTGGACTTCTTCGTGCTGTTCTCGGCCTTCGGCGCGACGGTCGGCTCCGCCGGACAGGCCAACTACCTGGCCGCGAACGCCTTCCTGGACGGCCTGGCCCGGCACCGGCGCGCGCAGGGCCGGCCGGCGACCAGCGTCGGCTGGGGACCGTGGGCGCAGGCCGGCATGGCCGTCGACCAGGACGTGCTGGGCCGGCTGGCCGCGCTCGGCCTGGACGCGATCCCCACCGCCGAGGCCCTGGCCGCGTTGGGCTCGGTCCTCGACCCGGCGGCCGGGGAGCCGGTCGAGCCGGTGGTGGGTGTGGCCCGGGTGGACTGGCGTCGCTCGCTGACCGCGGCCGCCCGCTCCCGGCCGTACCGGCTGTTGGCGGACGTGACCCCGGCCGACCTCGCCGTGACCACCGAGGGGTCGGCCGCGCCGGACCTGGCCGTGCTCGCGGTCACGGACCCGGTGGCGGCTCGCGAGCTGCTGCTGGCCGGGCTGCTGGAGCGGGTGGCGCTGCTGCTCGGCCTCAGCGCCGCCGACCAGGAGGCGATCCGGCCCACCTTCGCCGGGACCCGGCTGAACGAGCTGGGCCTGGACTCGCTGACCACGGTACGGCTACGCCAACGGCTGTTGGTCGACTACGCGGCCGACGTACCGCCGACGGAACTGTTCGGCGGTGGCACGGCGGCGGACGTGGCGGAGCTGATCTGCCAACAGCTGACGCTGCGCAGCGTCGTCGCCGCCGATGACGACGACTTCGACGACGAGGACGCAGAGGTGCTGATCCTGTGA